Below is a window of Mycobacterium dioxanotrophicus DNA.
TGACCTGTATGCCGGTGAGATTGGGCCACAGCGTCACATCGCCAGGCACGTAGGCGATTCTGCGATGCAGGGCCACGGCGTCGTGCCAGGGGTCGCCGCCGAGGAGGCGGACGGTTCCGCCGTCGGCGCGCAGCAGGCCGAGCAGCACCCGGATGGTGGTGGACTTGCCTGCTCCGTTGGGCCCGAGGAAGCCGGTGACGGCGCCGGGTGCAACAGTCAGGTTGAGTCCGTCGAGTGCCTTGGTCCGCCCGAAAGACTTTGACAGACCCTGGATTTCGATCGCTGCATCAGGCATGGTCACGCTCCCTCCGGTCGGGCTGCTGCCGGCGCGTCCGGACCGCTGAACGGGATGCCCTTTTCGCGCTGGGCCAGGAACGCGTCGTACATGGTGGAATCGGCCATCAGGCCGTTGGTGTAGAGCTCGAGCGCGGGCAACACCATCTCCTCGCCGTAGTCGTGCAGGACTGTGCGCAGATCGGTTGGGTTGTCGTGCATCTGGATGTACAGCAGGAACGCGCCTCCGCCGCAGATCGCCAGATAGCGGGCTCGTGCGTGGGGGTCTCTGCTCGGCTTGAGAACGCCGGTGCGCACACCCTCCTCGAGGTACTGCTCGGCGTTCTCGAGCATCTTCATCCAGAACGACTTGGCCAGCTCGCTGCCGGACTGCATGCTGCGCACCAGGTAGGCGACCAGGGGTGCGAACGATTCGATCTCGGCCATCTGGGCCAGCCAGCTCGCGGGGTCTGCGCTCTGCATCGACTCCGACTTGGCGTCGCGGATGACGTCGGCCACGTAGGCATCGCAGGACTTGCGCAGGCCGTCCTTGGAGCCGAAGTGATGAATCACCAACGCGGCGCTGACGCCGGCGGCCTCGGCGATGGTGCGCAGGCCGACACTGAACCCGTGTTGGCCGAACTGGTCGATCGCGGCGTCGCGGATTCTCGCCGTGGTCGTTCGATCTTCATTGACTGAACGCATGTTTAGTACGCTAAACGCGCGTTCAGCGCAGAGTCAAGAGGTGGCCCGTCAGGAATCCGTAAAGATCGCCGAAGACGCGCGAGCAGTCACTGCGGTACGCCAAACGCGGCGTGTCGGGTGCCGGAGCGTCTGCTCGCGCGAGAAAAAGGGAGGCGCGAGAAAAAGGGCGGTGCGGGAGAGTTCAGTCGCGAACGGCGGCGAGCAGGCCGTCGCCGAGGGGGATCAGCACCGGGGTGAGCCGCTCGTCCTCGGCAATGAGCCGGGCGGCTTCACGTACCGCGGTCACCTCGGCGTCGCGGGCGGTGGCGTCGCCGGCGCGGCCGCCGAGTGCGGCCCGGTGCACGACGATGGCGCCGCCCTGACGCAGCAGCCGGACCCCTTCGGTCACGAACTGCGGCTGGTCGGCCGGGTCGGCGTCGACGAACACCAGGTCGTAGGACTCGTCGGCGAGCCGGGTCAGTACATCTTGGGCGCGGCCGCTGATCAGCCGGGTTCGGCCCGGCCCCACGCCGGCCTCGCTGAACCCCTGCTTGGCGATCCGCAGGTGCTCGGGCTCGACGTCGATCGTGGTGAGCACACCGTCGTCACGCATGCCCGAAAGCAGCCACAGTCCGCTGACCCCGGCGCCGGTGCCCACCTCGACGACGGCTCGGCCGCCGGTGAGCCGCGCCAACACGCTCAGCAGTGCGCCGACGGCCGGTGTGACGGCGCCGGCGCCGATGTCGACGGCACGTTCGCGGGCGGCGGCGACGATCGAATCCTCCGAAATCGACCGTTCGGCGTGGGTCACGATCGCCTCGGCGTGGCTGGGGTGCGCCTGACCCTGAGTCTCGTCGGAGCTGACCATGCCCGCAGCGTAGGCCAGTAGCCACCGCGGCTGTCGCGACACGCCCGCACCGGGCGCCGATTCCGGTCGAAAAACAGCTGATTTGCCCAGGTTGTGACGCATATCGCTTGGATTCTCAGGGAAAGTTAAGTTTGCTCATATGCCCGCCTCACCGGCATGGGGAACGGTAACTCGCATGGAACACGGCCGTCTCCCGCGCTCTGTGGAGCGGACTTGGAATAACGACATTGGCCCGAGTGTTAGCTCTCTTGAGGTCTGTGAGCAGGAGGAACCGACGACCATCGCATCTCAGTCGATCACCACATCCCAGCCCGCCCCGGTGACCATGTCCCACCTGGAGCAATACACCGACGGCGAGTGGGTGCAGCCGTCCGACGAACTGACCGGCACCGCTGTCTTCGACGCGACCGGCGACCAGGCGGCCATGCCGTCCTGGGACGAACTGGTGCGTCAACACGCCGACCGGGTCTATCGGCTGGCCTATCGCCTGTCGGGCAACCAACACGACGCCGAGGACCTGACTCAGGAAACGTTCATCCGCGTGTTCCGGTCGCTGCAGAACTACCAGCCCGGCACGTTCGAGGGCTGGCTGCACCGCATCACCACGAACCTGTTCCTCGACATGGTGCGACGTCGCGGACGCATCCGGATGGAAGCGCTGCCAGAGGACTACGACCGCGTGCCGGCCGACGACCCCAACCCCGAGCAGATCTACCACGACTCGCGCCTGGGTGCCGACCTGCAGGCCGCGCTGGACTCGTTGGCTCCCGAGTTCCGCGCCGCCGTGGTGTTGTGCGACATCGAGGGTCTGTCCTACGAGGAGATCGGCGCGACGCTCGACGTCAAACTGGGCACTGTG
It encodes the following:
- a CDS encoding TetR/AcrR family transcriptional regulator — its product is MRSVNEDRTTTARIRDAAIDQFGQHGFSVGLRTIAEAAGVSAALVIHHFGSKDGLRKSCDAYVADVIRDAKSESMQSADPASWLAQMAEIESFAPLVAYLVRSMQSGSELAKSFWMKMLENAEQYLEEGVRTGVLKPSRDPHARARYLAICGGGAFLLYIQMHDNPTDLRTVLHDYGEEMVLPALELYTNGLMADSTMYDAFLAQREKGIPFSGPDAPAAARPEGA
- a CDS encoding O-methyltransferase, whose amino-acid sequence is MVSSDETQGQAHPSHAEAIVTHAERSISEDSIVAAARERAVDIGAGAVTPAVGALLSVLARLTGGRAVVEVGTGAGVSGLWLLSGMRDDGVLTTIDVEPEHLRIAKQGFSEAGVGPGRTRLISGRAQDVLTRLADESYDLVFVDADPADQPQFVTEGVRLLRQGGAIVVHRAALGGRAGDATARDAEVTAVREAARLIAEDERLTPVLIPLGDGLLAAVRD
- the sigE gene encoding RNA polymerase sigma factor SigE; the protein is MEHGRLPRSVERTWNNDIGPSVSSLEVCEQEEPTTIASQSITTSQPAPVTMSHLEQYTDGEWVQPSDELTGTAVFDATGDQAAMPSWDELVRQHADRVYRLAYRLSGNQHDAEDLTQETFIRVFRSLQNYQPGTFEGWLHRITTNLFLDMVRRRGRIRMEALPEDYDRVPADDPNPEQIYHDSRLGADLQAALDSLAPEFRAAVVLCDIEGLSYEEIGATLDVKLGTVRSRIHRGRQALRDYLAKHSPETAQSA